In Spirosoma pollinicola, the genomic window TGCCACCGGCACCAGCGCTATACGTGTGGCCCGCAATCAGGCGGAGTTTATTGAGCGGGTTAGAGCCGTTACGGGCATTCCGATTACCGTCATTTCGGGCGAACAGGAGGCTGATTATATTTATCAGGGTGTTCGTGCAGCCGGTGCCCTGGATGAATCCACATCGCTGGTGATGGATATTGGGGGTGGTAGTGTTGAGTTTATTCTGGGTAATCAGTCGCGAATATTCTGGAAACAGAGTTTTGAAATAGGTGGTCAACGGCTTCGGGAGCGGTTTATGCCGGGAACGCAGGGTCGTGACGAGCCAATCAATCCGGGTAGTATTCGTCGACTTCACGATTATTTCCAGGAACAGTTGTTGCCGCTGGCGAATGCCATTCACCAGTACCAGCCAACTGTTCTGGTCGGTTCGTCGGGTTCGTTCGATACTCTGGTCGATATGTGGTTCATGCACGAACATGACCACCTGCCCGATCCCAATAAGGCTACGTTTTCCTTGCCCGTATCAGAGTTTTACCGCGCTTACAAACTGCTGATTACGCGTAATCATGCCGACCGGATGCGGATTCCCGGCATGATCGAACTGCGCGTCGATATGATTGTGGTAGCCGTTTGCCTGATTGATTACGTACTAAAAACATACA contains:
- a CDS encoding Ppx/GppA phosphatase family protein; this encodes MKQAIIDLGTNTFHLLIVEKTDSTYTTLFRESRPARIGQAGINQGLITEEGIDRALVVLTYFREVLDQHQVDPGQVIATGTSAIRVARNQAEFIERVRAVTGIPITVISGEQEADYIYQGVRAAGALDESTSLVMDIGGGSVEFILGNQSRIFWKQSFEIGGQRLRERFMPGTQGRDEPINPGSIRRLHDYFQEQLLPLANAIHQYQPTVLVGSSGSFDTLVDMWFMHEHDHLPDPNKATFSLPVSEFYRAYKLLITRNHADRMRIPGMIELRVDMIVVAVCLIDYVLKTYNISQIRTSTYSLKEGVMASING